Below is a genomic region from Armatimonadota bacterium.
TGCTCGCGACCCGGTTGTACGAATTGACGAAGCTCTGTACCCGAGTGACGACGGAGTCCAGGTTGAGGCCCACCGTGAGGGTCACGGCCTCGTCGGGGTCAGCCTGGATGAGTTCCATGCTGACGCCGGTGATAACGTCGTCCAGAGAGTTTGTGGGCCGTGTGATCTCGATGCCGTCGATGGTTACCCGTGCGTCCAGGGCCGCCTGGCGCTCATCGCCGAAGCTCGCGCTCAAGACGCCCAGAGACTGTAGGACGTTGTTGGCATCCACCAGCGTGGGGGTGCCCTCGCTCCCCGTGACTTGCAGGCGGAAGACAGTCTTGCCGTCTCGTGCTTCGGAGATCACTTCCGCGGTGACTCCTGAGACCTGGGCGTTGATGCGTCCGGCGACATCTTCCAGACTGTCCGTTGCGAGATCAATGGTTACAGGGGTCCCGTTGACCTGGATGGTCCCGGCCGGTGCGGTGCTGATGCCGGTTTCCTCGGCGAAGCTAATGGACGGGTTGGTGAAGGCGCCGGACTGGAAGCCGTCGGGGACAGTGTGTTTCAGACTGGTGGACGAGGACAGGAAACCCAGCTGCCGCAAGATGCCGGTTGCGTTGGTGTCCACCAGCTGGATTTGGTTCTCGATCCCGCTGACGTTTGCCGTGAGCATTAGGCGGGCGTCGTTCGCGCCCACCTGCAGGACGGTTGCGGTGACGCCCGCACCGGACTGGTTGATTGCGTCGCACAAGTGGGTGAGTGTGTGGTCAGCTGAGAGGGTGATCTCAGTGCCGTTGATGAGAAACGAGCCCTGGTGGCCGAGGGCTTGTGACGCCCCAGCGACCGTGCCCGAAGCAATCTTGTGCGCCTGGGCCAGGTCATGGATGACAACCTCGTAGCTCCCCGCAGCGGCGGTGTCCTGGGCTGACGCAGCGAGCCGGGCAGCGTCAGAGACGGACGCCGAGCGAGGTATGAAAGCGGATGCGTCAGCGAGGTCGCGTGCGGATACCTGGAGGGCTGCCATGGACGCGCTGATGGACTGGTAGATCGCGAGCTTGTCCTCGAGAACGCCGCGGTGAGTCTGCATGCGCTCGATGGGCTTGCGCTTGATCGCCGCGAGTTGCTCGATAATGTTGCCGGTGTCCAGGCCGGAGACGAGGCCCTGAATGTAACTGGTTCCCAGCGCCATGCCGATCACTCACGATATCCGGGATGGTGTGTCGGCGGGCGGGAACCGAAGGCCGGCTCCCGCCCGTGCAGTGCGGGACGTGCGATCACACGCGGGTCTAGCCGCGGATCAGCGACAGGATGTTCTGGGGCAGGCTGTTCGCCTGCGCGAGGAAGGACGTGGCTGACTGCACGAGAATCTGCGCGGTGGAGAATTCGGCCATTTCGGCGCCGAAGTCTGTGTCGCGGATTGCGCTCTCGGATGCGGCAAGATTCTCGCGGGCAACGGCGAGTGACCGGCCCTGGGACTCCAGTTGGTAGGTCTGGAATGCGCCGAGTTCAGCTCGCATGACCGAGACCTGATCGATGGCCTCCTCGATGACGGTCAGGGCGGACTGGGCGCCGGCGACGGTGGAGATGTCCACCGCGGCGACGGAGCCGGTGGTTCCCAGTGCGGAGGCGGCGACGCTGCCGATAGACATGGTGGCGGTCTCGCTGGCGGTGAGGCCGATCTGGAAGGAGACCTGTCCCTGGGTCACGTAGCCGACGTCGTTGTGGGTCGTGACGCTGTTGCCGGCCTCGGTCAGGTTGATGACGTTGCCGGCGCTGTCTGTGAGGGACAGCCCCTTGCCGGCGTTCATGGTGCTGGTGGTTCCGTCGCCCCAGGTCACCGTGGCGACGGCGTCCTGCCCCCAGTCCACGGCGGTGCCGCCGTCGTTGAAGATTGCGGCAGTCTCGACGTAGACGATGCCTTTGTCGGAGCCGTAGCTGGTCTGGTTGAGCTCGATGTGATCGGTGTCGAATCGGGCGGTGACACCCGTCCGCGATGATGCTGCGTTGATGTCGTCGATGACGTCCTGCACCGTGTCTACGCCGGATGCGTATGTGCCGATGGTGACGCCGTTGATGGTGATGGTGCCGCTGGTGACGAGGGTGTCAGTGGCTGCAGAGTAGTCCTCGGTCTCACTGAGGTCGGCCTGAGCCTTATTCGCCACCTGGGTCACCTGCACATCGGCGTATCCGGCGCCGGCGCTTCTGGTGAGTTGCATCGAAGCAATGTTCGTGGTATCGAGCAAGTTGGCGCTGGTGCCCGCGCTGCCGTCGAGAAGGGTAATGCCACCGTACTTGGTATTGGCGGCGATAGCGTTGATGGTGGTGATGGCCGACTCCACCTGAGACTGCAAAGCGGAGCGGGTGTCGGCGGTGTTGTTGCTGTCCGACGCGGCGTCCAGGGCAAGGTCTTTCATCTGGCGGAGCAGGTAGTTGACCTCGGAAAGGGCGGCTTCCGCGGTCTTGATGAGATTCACGCCCTCGGTCACATTCTGCTGGACTACGTCCAGACCGGACACGTCCGCCCGCAACGACTCGGACAGCACCAGGCCCGCGGGGTCGTCGGATGCGCGGTTGATGCGCAGACCGGAACTGAGTCGCTCCATGGACTGCGCAACCCGCTGAGTGTTGATGTCCAGGTTGCGCTGGGCGTTCATCGCCATCGTGTTCTGGTTGATGCGCGTCAGAGACATTCTGCAAGGTCCTCCTTGAATTGGCGGCTCGGCCTGTGCCGGCCGCTCCTGCGAAGGACGGCTTCCTTGCCGTCGCTTTTTCCTTGCGCGCCCCCGCGTCGGATTAGGGCTCGCCTGTCTGTCGCGGCCGCGAACTCACCTCCGGGCGCCGCGACTTCTACTCACTTGCTATCGGGTCCGGCGGCATCTTGCTTGACGGGACCGTGTCGCCGGCCGTGTAAAGAGTCCGCAAAGTCGTGCCACGTACCCGAACGGCCGCGTTGCGCAGGGAACTATCTGCGCTGGCCGCGCTGGCCGCTGCCGCGTTCTGCTCCCGCACAGCGTCGAGAAGCTCCCCTCGATAGATCGTGATCTCGCGCGGAGCATCAATGCCGATCTGAACCTGGCGGCCATTGACGGAGAGGATGCGTATCCGGATGTCGCGGCCGATCTGGATGTCCTGTTCCACGTTTCTTGTGAGTACCAGCATGGTCCACCCTCCATGGTGATTTTGCGGCCCCTCCGTGGGCCGGCGCGGATTTCACAGCGCTGTTTCGCTCCTGCAAGTGATGGGTTGCCTGGCCGTCGCCAGGGGGGCATCGAGGATCACCTGCTCCGCCTTCATGGTGTACGGGTCGAGCACGATGGGTGCGAGGAGATTGGCGGTGATCCTCTCGGGATCCGCATCGAGAGTTACCAGCACCAGGACCACGAAAGGTCCCGGAATGGAACTGCGCGCCCGGTCTGCGATGAGTTGGCTTACCCGCGACGCCTCGTTGGGGAACAGCTTCTCAATAGGCGCGGCCACCAGCGCGAGGCCCGGGTCATCCAGGCTCTGCAGCCAGGAGAATGGGGCCTCGTCCGCGCGTGAAATGAGCAGGAACCGGTGGGCCGCGGCGAAAGGCAGGATGCCTTCAGGGAAATGGATGACGTCATCCGGCGCGTATTGCACAGGGCCAAACCGTACAGTGTCGCATGTCATTGGGTCGATCCCCGCCTTCCGTGCGGCCTACTGCAAGCGGTCGAACAGGCTCGGCAGCTGCATAATGCTGGTGATGGTGCTCAACAGGGCCTGGTATGAGGTCTCGGCGGCGCTGTAGCGCGTGAGAGCGTCGGCGATGTCCAGCGTCTCGTGCTCTTCGAGCAGTGTTTCGCAACGCAACTCAGACCGCTCCAGGGCGTCCAGGCCGGCTTCGAGACGAAGCACGGATGACCCGATGCTGCCGCGCAGGTTGACCACGTGGTCGCGCAGGAGCTGAAGATCGTCCACGAGTTCGGCGGCGGTCTGGCTGTCGCCCGCATCCAGGGCCGTTGCAAGCCGGTCCAGGACCTCGAACACGTCCGCATCCACCGCTGGGACTGACCTGCCTGTGCCGAGGTCGAAGTTGAAAACGTCGCTGCCTGCGAAGGTCACGGGACATGGCGTTCCATATCCGGTATTGACCGCGAGCTGCCCTCGGTCGCCGGAGTATGTAACAGTGCCGCCCGACAGCTCGAAGGGCTGGGCGCGGTCCTTGAAGCCTCCGAAGACGAAGCGGTCACCGGACTTCGTGTTCCCCGCGGCGACCAGGGCTTCGATGGCTGAGCGGACCTCGGCCACCGATGCCGCCCGCGCCTGATCGGTAATCCCGGAACCGATCGCGCGCCGTGCCGCGTCGATGGCGTCCTCCAGGTCGCCGCTGATCTTCTGGAGACCTTGCTCGGTAGTGCCCGCGAGTTGCTGCCCGTAAATGGTGGAACGTCGCCTCGAATCACACAGGGCGAGTTCGGTGCGGGCCCGACTGATAAGCAGGGAGGATGCCGGGTCGTCGGACGGCACGGAGACGCGCTTACCGCTGCTCATGGCCACGGTCATGCTCCCCAGATCCTTCTGCCCCTGGTCGAGAACCCGCGCGACGCTGTCGTAGAATGCCCGAGTCCCAATGCGCATGTTACGCCTCCGCGGGCAGGCTTCCCCGGCTATTCGCCGATGGTCAATGTCATGTCAATGATCTCCAGCGCCAGTTGCGCCGCTTTCTGCGCAGCGAGGTAGGCGTCCTGGGCAATTGCAAGGTGCAGTGCCTCCTCATCCAGGGAGACTCCAGCTGTGGACGAGTACCGGGTCTGCAGGGCCGCGACCAGATCCGCGCGTGCCTCCATGCGGGTGCGCGCGATCTGCACGTCTTGCCCGAGCCTTGAGAGAAACTGGGTATGCACCTCGGTGAGGCTCGATGTCCCCCCCGACGGCGGGTTGGTGCGAAGTGCCTCCAGGGCGGATGCTGCGGACCCATCCCCGGGCTGGTCTGCCGCGCTTGCCGAAGCGATGCGAGACGGATCGGCCATGATATCGGCGTGCACCGCAAGCGTGGCGCCCGGTTGGGCCGGATCGCAGGAAAAGAAGTCCCGTCCCGTGCTGTTGTCCAGGCCGTAACCGGTCCGGTGGACCGCGTTCACCGCATCCGCAAGCTGAACAGCGAAGGCATCCAGATCGGCGAGCGCCCGCAGAATGGTGTGGCGGGACTCCAGGGCACCGAGGACTGCGCCGTCCATACCGGACGGCGGCACTTCACCTTTGAGGGACACGGTATGCAGTGTTCCCCAGGTCGGGTCGGGCACGAGCTCAAGGTCCTCGGACCGGCCGTAGCTGACCACGTGGTGCCCCCCGATGAACACGTCCATGGTGCCGTTGTCCCGGACGGCTCCCGTGGCTCCGCACAACTGGGCAAGCTCCTGCATCGACAGCGAGCGCCGGTCTTCGAGGTCGGCGGCTGTCCCCGGGCCGCCGCCTGCAGTGATCTGGGTGTTGAACTGGGCGATCTGTTCCAGCAGTTCGTTGATGCGCGCTGTCTGTGACACCAGCACATCGTCGCCGCTTTGGATCGCGTTGTGCAGACTGGCGACGCGCTCGCTCAGACTGTCGCACAGGTCCTGGGCAGTGGAAACCGCGAGTTGCCGCGGCGCAGCCGCGCCCGGGTCTGATGCTATCTCGCCGAAGGCATCAAAGAACGCGTTGAGCTGGTCGCGCAGGCCGGTCCCATCGGGTCCGGCGACGAGCAGCTCGACCTGTTCGAGGTCTTCGCAAAGCACGGAAGAGCGCCCCCACCGGCCGGTCTCGTACTCGATCTGGGCTTCGAGCAGGGCATCGGACATGCGTCGGATGCCCGATGCCGTTACCCCGCGACCTGCACTCACACCAAGCAGGTTCTGCTCGCCGGGGACGGGTGACAGGAGAAGGCTGCGGCGAATGAAACCGGGCGTGTTGACGTTGGCGATATTGTGGCTGACGACCTCGATTGTGGCGCGCTGTGCCGAGAGCGCACTGGACGCGATCTGGAGGGCCTTGATGCTCACCGCGCGACCACCGTTTCGGCCCGGCCTCGACGCAGGCCCCGGGCATCGTAGACGCCGGCTTCAGCCACCGGGAACGCGCCCAGGAGATTACGGGTATGGTTGCTCAGGGCGCCGAGGAACTCAAGGGTCACGAGAAGCTCGCGCCTGACTTCCGTCCGCAGACACTCCAGGACCCGCCGATCCTCGTTGCTGATTTCGGGTTCCGCGGGCATCTCCCCGAGCACTGCGCCGAGCCGGCCCAGACGCTCGCATTCCTCACTGAGCCCCAGGAGGTCGTCGCCGCGCGCAAGGGCTCGGACGTTCCTCAGGCATGTGGCGAAGTCCCGGTATGCGCTCTGGATTATCTCGATTTCGACGCCAGTCTCGGTGCTCTGCATGGTCATGATTGCTGCTCCCAGGCTGATTCTGAAGCGATCTGCCGCCGGAGGGCTTCCCGGAGAGGACGGAAGAGTGCCGTCGCGATGCCGATCCCGCCACCGGATGCCACGGCGTCGGCCAGGTGCGTGGTGTGCAGATGCCGGACGAAACTGGACCCTGACCCGGTGCCGTAGAACTCGCCTGCGTCGCCCGTGTCGATGAGTTGCTTGATCACGGTGGATTCGAAACTCGAGCACGCTTTGGCGAGAGCGCGTTCCCCCGACCGAAGCCTGTCCTGCAGAGCAGGAGGCAAATCCGGTACCACTTTGGTCTGGACCTTCATCACATCTCCTCCTCTTCCCGGCTATATGAATACGAGTTCGGCCTGCAGGGCGTTGGCGGCCTTGAGGGCCTGCAGGATCGCCATGAGGTCTCTCGGCTTCACGCCAAGGGAGTTGAGGGCTTCGACGAGGTCGCTCAGGCGCGTCTGGGGCCGAAACTCCACCAGGCTGCCCTCGGCCTCTTCCACGTCGAGATCGGTCGCCCGCGTAACCACCGTGCGCCCACCCGGGAGACCGCCCGGGCTCGAAGGTATCTCGGTGTTTGGCGGCAGAGGATCTTCGCCGGCCCCGGGCTTATCGAGATGATCTCCCCCCAGGACCGTGGTTCCGCCCGAGAAAGGTGGGGGCTGGCTGACGTCAAACCGCCTGGATATGCTGATGGTCAGGCTGCCGTGGGCGATAGCGACGGGCAGGATGCGGACATCGCCACCGATGATGACGGTGCCTGTGCGTTCATTCACCACTACGCGGGCAGGCGCGTCCCCGACGACGTTGATACTCTCGACTTCCGCGATGAAGCCGACCACATCCTTGCGGCGGTCCGCGGGAATGCTGATCTGTACGCTTTCGGCCGCAAGGGGCGAGGCGATGGGCATCGCGAAGTGCTCATTGATGGCACTGCAGATGCGCATGGCAGTGGTGAAATCAGCCTGGCGCAGGGAGAAGCAGACGCTCTCCGGGCTGGACTGCGGCGGAACGGCTTTGAGGACAGTTGCACCGTCCACGATGCGCGCGGCAACCGGGTGGGCTTTCTGCACTTTCTGACCGCCTCCGGATGCGCTGAGGCCGCCGATGGATACCGGACCGCGGGCTATGGCGTACACATCGGAGTCGTTGGCCTTGAGGGCGGTGGGCAGCAAGATCGCCCCGTAGAGGCTGGTGGCGTCGCCGACAGAGGCCACGGTGACATCGATCCTGTCGCCGGGCACCGCGGTGTGTGGAAGGGTCGCGGTGACCATCACCGCCGCGACGTTTTCGGTGCATAGATCCCCAGGCGAGACCTTCAGGTCGAAGTGTTCGAGCATGTTCGCCAGGGCCTGGGCGGTGAGCGTCGACTTGGATGAGTCGCCGGTCCCTTCGAGTCCGACCACCAGGCCATAGCCCATGAGCGGCTGGCCGACCGCTCCCGAGACGCTTGCGATGTCCTTGATCCGCACCGGGGTGCTGGGGACAGCGCAGGCCACGGCGCAGAGAGCGATGGCGACCAGCGCGGTTGAGCCTGACAGACGGTTTGGACCGGTGCGAGCCGGGAATAGGGTGAACACGTTGCGCCCTCCACGATGCGAGTGGGTCCGCCTCAGAAGAAGTAGTTGAGGATTCGCGTAATGATCCCGACTTTGTGCCGCGGACGCCGGGGGTCACTACCGCAAAAGAGCACCTGAGCATTGGCAAGGTCGTATGAGTAGACCGTGTTGTCCGGGCGTACGGACTGGGGCCGTACTTCGCCGCGCACTGTGATCTCCTCACGGTCGCGATTGACGAGGACGGTGCGCTTGCCCTCGACCACCAGGTTGCCCGTCGGGGTGATTTCCACGACTTGAATGGTCATGCGCGCGGTAACTGCGCCGGAACGGGTTGTGCTCCCATTCGCCGAGGTGGAGGTCCCGCCCGAGATGCCGTACATGGGGAAGGAGGCCAGATCACCCAGGCCCGGCCCCACGGTGGTGCTCGTGCTCTGCTTGTGGTCCTGGCTGTTGTTCATTCTTGCGCTGCTTGACTCAACGATGAGCAGGTGAAGCGTGTCGCCGACCTGCCGCGCCCGGCTGTCGCCGAACATGCCCACGAAGAGGCCATCGGCGGCAATGCCGTGGGTGACAACGGCAGCAGACAGGATGCAGATGAGGGCGATCTTGTGGTTCACAGGACCACCTCCGCCACGCTGGAGGCCACGAGAAGTCCCCTGACCACGGCGCGGGTATCCTGGATGCGGAGCTTGGCGATTTCGCCGATGCGTCCGGGCTCGACCAGTTCGCCGTCAGCTTCCACGGACAGCGACCCGATGCGTACTCTGACCCGCACACGGCTGCCCCGGGGAACACTCGGCCCTGATTGGGAGCTGGACACTGGACGGGTGGCTGCAGGAGCGGATGCGGTGCTCGGAGATCTCGCAGGACCTGTGCGCGTGATGCAGGCCCGGTCGGCCCCGGCAAGCGCCACGCCTGACGGGTCGAGACCCGCGCGGCGGATAAGCAGGCGGATGTGTCCCTGGGAAAGGGTGCGGGTGGTGCCTGGCGGGAGGGTTGCGAGGGGCGTGGACAGCATGCGCTGGAGCGAATCGGGGGCGGCTTGCACAGGCTCCACGACATCCCGAAGGCAGACGGTATCCGCTTCCACGGTGACTTGCGGCTTGAGTTGCAGGCGCGCAGGTTCATCCGCGGAGGCGCCGGCGACGGCCATGAGCAGGGCAATGATCAGGATCGGCACGGTCGGTCACCTCGGCCAGAGTTCCGGTCAGCGCTGGACGTTGTTGGCGGTCTTGAGCATGTCGTCGGCGACTTTGATGGCCTGGGAGCTGGCCTCGTAAGCCCGCTGGGCCACAATCATGTTCACCATCTCCTCCACCACCTGCACGTTTGACAACTCCAGCACTCCCTGGCTGATGGTGCCCAGGCCATCGGTGCCCGGACTCGCGACGGTGGGCGTCCCGGAAGCGTCGGTGGCCAGCAGCAGGTTGTGGCCGGCGTTGGCGAGCCCCATGGGATTGGGGAACATGGCCAGCTGGATCTGGCCGACAGTGGTGGGAGCGGCCTGCCCGGGTTGAGTAACGGCGACGGTCCCGTCGGTCATGATAGAGATGTCGGTGGCGTCGGCGGGGATGGTCAGAGGCGGGACCAACGGGTAGCCATCCGAAGTGACCACGTTGCCGGCGCTGTCCATCTTGAAGGCACCGGCGCGGGTGTAGGCGGTTTCGCCCGAGGGCAAGGTCACCTGGAAGAACCCGTTCCCCTCGATGACCATGTCCAGCTTGTTGCCGGTCTGCTCGAAGGTTCCCTGCTCGAAGTTCTTCACCGTGGCCGCCGCCCGGGTTCCAAGGCCCACCTGGATTCCGGTGGGCAGCTGAATGCTCTCGGTGGACGGCGTTCCGGGCATGCGCAGGGTCTGGTACATGAGGTCCTGGAAGTCCACGCGCTGGCGCTTGAAGCCGGTGGTGTTCACGTTGGCGAGATTGTGGGCGATGGTGTCCACATTGAGCTGCTGGGCGATCATGCCGGTTGCGGCTGACCACAGGGAACGCATCATGGCTCATCACTCCGATTCGCACCCCGGCGGTCCGGGGCGGATATTGTCTTGCGCAGGCTAGGCGGTTGTGGAGTCGATCAGGCGGCCCAAAGTCTGGTCGGCTGCGCGGATGGCGTTGGTGTTGGCCTCGTAGGCCCGGAAGCCTCGCAGCATGGCTCCGAGTTCAGTGACCGCGTTCACATTGGATGTTTCCAGGGAACCCTGGGTCACATTGGGCGATGGGAGGGGGACTGGCGCAGCCCCAGCATTGATCGTGCCATTCTCCGAGCGCGTGAGGGCAACGTTCGGGCTGAAGTCCACGATCAGCAGACGGTCAACCCGGCGACCGTCCTGGATGATCGTCCCGTTGGTCTGGATCTCAACCGTGCCTGTGCCCAGGCGAATCTGGCCGCCTTCGCCGAGTACTCCACGACCCTGGCCATCCACCAGCCTGCCTGATGCGTCCAGGGTGAAGTGCCCGTTGCGCGTGTATGCGCGACCGGTGGGGGTCTGGAGTACGAAGTACCCCGGGCCGCTCAGCGCCACGTCCAGGGGAGCACCCGTTTGACGGATGGAGCCCTGGGATGTGTCTATGGTCTCGCCCGGGCTCCCGGTGACGTCGGCCAGAGACCGCTTGAAACCGGTTGTGTCCACATTCGCAAGATTTGCCGCGTGAATGTCCTGGTGAGTGATCTGGTTGGCCATGGATGCTGCCGCGTAGTACAGTCCGCGCAACACGAGAAGGTCTCCTGTGACAGTCTGATGACGTTGTACCGGCTCAGTACTGAAGTATCTGCAATGTGCGTGCCACAGATAGGGTGCGCCTGGAGCTATGCCGCTGAGGCAGTCTGCACGGGGGCGATCTGGCCGAGGATACGGATGCCGAACTCCGAGGGCACTTCGGCGTGGGAGATGACGGGGA
It encodes:
- a CDS encoding flagellar hook-basal body protein → MLRGLYYAAASMANQITHQDIHAANLANVDTTGFKRSLADVTGSPGETIDTSQGSIRQTGAPLDVALSGPGYFVLQTPTGRAYTRNGHFTLDASGRLVDGQGRGVLGEGGQIRLGTGTVEIQTNGTIIQDGRRVDRLLIVDFSPNVALTRSENGTINAGAAPVPLPSPNVTQGSLETSNVNAVTELGAMLRGFRAYEANTNAIRAADQTLGRLIDSTTA
- a CDS encoding flagellar basal body P-ring protein FlgI, with the translated sequence MFTLFPARTGPNRLSGSTALVAIALCAVACAVPSTPVRIKDIASVSGAVGQPLMGYGLVVGLEGTGDSSKSTLTAQALANMLEHFDLKVSPGDLCTENVAAVMVTATLPHTAVPGDRIDVTVASVGDATSLYGAILLPTALKANDSDVYAIARGPVSIGGLSASGGGQKVQKAHPVAARIVDGATVLKAVPPQSSPESVCFSLRQADFTTAMRICSAINEHFAMPIASPLAAESVQISIPADRRKDVVGFIAEVESINVVGDAPARVVVNERTGTVIIGGDVRILPVAIAHGSLTISISRRFDVSQPPPFSGGTTVLGGDHLDKPGAGEDPLPPNTEIPSSPGGLPGGRTVVTRATDLDVEEAEGSLVEFRPQTRLSDLVEALNSLGVKPRDLMAILQALKAANALQAELVFI
- the fliD gene encoding flagellar filament capping protein FliD, whose protein sequence is MALGTSYIQGLVSGLDTGNIIEQLAAIKRKPIERMQTHRGVLEDKLAIYQSISASMAALQVSARDLADASAFIPRSASVSDAARLAASAQDTAAAGSYEVVIHDLAQAHKIASGTVAGASQALGHQGSFLINGTEITLSADHTLTHLCDAINQSGAGVTATVLQVGANDARLMLTANVSGIENQIQLVDTNATGILRQLGFLSSSTSLKHTVPDGFQSGAFTNPSISFAEETGISTAPAGTIQVNGTPVTIDLATDSLEDVAGRINAQVSGVTAEVISEARDGKTVFRLQVTGSEGTPTLVDANNVLQSLGVLSASFGDERQAALDARVTIDGIEITRPTNSLDDVITGVSMELIQADPDEAVTLTVGLNLDSVVTRVQSFVNSYNRVASMISQAQRFDSEAGTGGLLFGEANILRLEEGLHNAINSAVTFAGGSPGLLSSAGITSTASGGLSLNASKLRSALESTPDVVSKLFGLSTSASHSAVSVAATSGRTADSGSAGYAVAITQAATRATAASASLPSGICFDETLTFDGTRNITLTAGMSLTEACEHLNVWFGTYGLAYEATVDGDQLRITHEAYGSSHTINIKSSLDRGVGGTDLAGEHAGESATYAGLDVAGTINGEECIGRGQYLRALQSNPTTSGLELKITASAPGNLGTVVIARGAASRLAEYIGMITDATDGMLTRGVQGVEADIAGVDAEIEKIEDSIERYTSSMWEKFITMESKLSSASILEQYISGQIKALQNAQSRK
- the flgK gene encoding flagellar hook-associated protein FlgK, with translation MSIKALQIASSALSAQRATIEVVSHNIANVNTPGFIRRSLLLSPVPGEQNLLGVSAGRGVTASGIRRMSDALLEAQIEYETGRWGRSSVLCEDLEQVELLVAGPDGTGLRDQLNAFFDAFGEIASDPGAAAPRQLAVSTAQDLCDSLSERVASLHNAIQSGDDVLVSQTARINELLEQIAQFNTQITAGGGPGTAADLEDRRSLSMQELAQLCGATGAVRDNGTMDVFIGGHHVVSYGRSEDLELVPDPTWGTLHTVSLKGEVPPSGMDGAVLGALESRHTILRALADLDAFAVQLADAVNAVHRTGYGLDNSTGRDFFSCDPAQPGATLAVHADIMADPSRIASASAADQPGDGSAASALEALRTNPPSGGTSSLTEVHTQFLSRLGQDVQIARTRMEARADLVAALQTRYSSTAGVSLDEEALHLAIAQDAYLAAQKAAQLALEIIDMTLTIGE
- a CDS encoding carbon storage regulator, whose product is MLVLTRNVEQDIQIGRDIRIRILSVNGRQVQIGIDAPREITIYRGELLDAVREQNAAAASAASADSSLRNAAVRVRGTTLRTLYTAGDTVPSSKMPPDPIASE
- the fliW gene encoding flagellar assembly protein FliW; its protein translation is MTCDTVRFGPVQYAPDDVIHFPEGILPFAAAHRFLLISRADEAPFSWLQSLDDPGLALVAAPIEKLFPNEASRVSQLIADRARSSIPGPFVVLVLVTLDADPERITANLLAPIVLDPYTMKAEQVILDAPLATARQPITCRSETAL
- the flgG gene encoding flagellar basal-body rod protein FlgG gives rise to the protein MMRSLWSAATGMIAQQLNVDTIAHNLANVNTTGFKRQRVDFQDLMYQTLRMPGTPSTESIQLPTGIQVGLGTRAAATVKNFEQGTFEQTGNKLDMVIEGNGFFQVTLPSGETAYTRAGAFKMDSAGNVVTSDGYPLVPPLTIPADATDISIMTDGTVAVTQPGQAAPTTVGQIQLAMFPNPMGLANAGHNLLLATDASGTPTVASPGTDGLGTISQGVLELSNVQVVEEMVNMIVAQRAYEASSQAIKVADDMLKTANNVQR
- a CDS encoding flagellar basal body L-ring protein FlgH, whose amino-acid sequence is MNHKIALICILSAAVVTHGIAADGLFVGMFGDSRARQVGDTLHLLIVESSSARMNNSQDHKQSTSTTVGPGLGDLASFPMYGISGGTSTSANGSTTRSGAVTARMTIQVVEITPTGNLVVEGKRTVLVNRDREEITVRGEVRPQSVRPDNTVYSYDLANAQVLFCGSDPRRPRHKVGIITRILNYFF